The Mytilus galloprovincialis chromosome 4, xbMytGall1.hap1.1, whole genome shotgun sequence genome contains a region encoding:
- the LOC143073630 gene encoding uncharacterized protein LOC143073630 — MKIAITIILCSCVVALTSAAGYGYGGGNYGVNSGYGGYGGYSSYGKGYGGYSGYGKGYGGYSGYGKGYGQGYGGSAVYQAYPYPLPEFPVPVSGSIGGGGGGGGIFGFGGGGGGGGYGNNFIWWIIGAAALWALLANNNDDDK; from the exons ATGAAGATTGCCATCACCATTATTCTATGTTCGTGTGTGGTAGCACTGACCAGTGCCGCCGGATATGGCTATGGAGGCGGCAACTATGGCGTTAATAGCGGGTACGGAGGGTATGGCGGATACAGCAGTTATGGCAAGGGGTATGGCGGCTACAGCGGTTATGGCAAGGGGTATGGCGGATACAGCGGTTATGGCAAGGGGTATGGACAAGGCTATGGGGGTTCTGCAGTTTATCAGGCATATCCTTATCCACTCCCAGAGTTTCCAGTTCCTGTATCTGGTTCGATTGGAGGTGGAGGAGGAGGAGGTGGAATCTTTGGCTTTGGTGGAGGAGGGGGAGGAGGTGGCTATGGCAACAACTTTATTTGGTGGA taattGGCGCTGCAGCCCTTTGGGCACTACTTGCCAATAACAATGATGATGACAAATAG